A stretch of the Haloarchaeobius salinus genome encodes the following:
- the arsB gene encoding ACR3 family arsenite efflux transporter gives MSSVDAHEHGPNCDCESCGDPRSMDFLDKYLTVWILGAMAAGVGLGFVAPSVTQPIRDFHLVEIGLVAMMYPPLAKADYSQLRAVFSNWRVLGLSLVQNWLIGPTLMFGLAVFFFSGLVPGLPARPEFFLGLVFIGMARCIAMVLVWNELAEGSTEYVTGLVAFNSLFQIVTYGVYVWFFGLFLPPLLGMETLVAGIETFNVTPMQVFQAIVIFLGIPFVGGFLTRYVGTRTRGEEWYEEKLVPKVDPVTLVALLFTVVVMFATQGENIVASPGDALLIAVPLTIYFVVMFLVSFGMGKGIGADYSTTTAIGFTAASNNFELAIAVAVAVFGVGSGVAFTTVVGPLIEVPVLLALVNVALYFQRRFDWRGATTGQLSTSPSSPPAEDD, from the coding sequence ATGAGTAGCGTCGACGCCCACGAACACGGGCCGAACTGCGACTGTGAGAGCTGTGGTGACCCACGGTCGATGGACTTCCTCGATAAGTACCTCACCGTCTGGATCCTCGGTGCGATGGCCGCCGGCGTCGGACTCGGGTTCGTCGCCCCGTCGGTGACCCAGCCGATCCGGGACTTCCACCTCGTCGAGATCGGCCTCGTCGCGATGATGTATCCGCCACTCGCGAAGGCGGATTACTCACAGCTCCGCGCGGTGTTCAGCAACTGGCGCGTCCTCGGGTTGAGTCTCGTCCAGAACTGGTTGATCGGGCCGACGCTCATGTTCGGGCTCGCCGTGTTCTTCTTCAGCGGACTCGTCCCGGGCCTGCCCGCGCGTCCCGAGTTCTTCCTGGGACTCGTGTTCATCGGGATGGCCCGGTGTATCGCGATGGTCCTCGTCTGGAACGAACTCGCGGAGGGCTCGACGGAGTACGTCACCGGCCTGGTCGCGTTCAACAGCCTCTTCCAGATCGTCACCTACGGGGTGTACGTCTGGTTCTTCGGACTGTTCCTTCCGCCGCTGCTCGGTATGGAGACGCTCGTCGCGGGCATCGAGACGTTCAACGTGACGCCGATGCAGGTGTTCCAGGCCATCGTCATCTTCCTCGGCATCCCCTTCGTCGGCGGGTTCCTCACGCGGTACGTCGGTACCCGAACCAGGGGCGAGGAGTGGTACGAGGAGAAACTGGTCCCGAAGGTCGACCCGGTCACCCTCGTCGCGTTGCTGTTCACGGTCGTCGTCATGTTCGCCACACAGGGCGAGAACATCGTCGCCTCACCCGGTGACGCGCTCCTGATCGCCGTCCCGCTGACGATCTACTTCGTCGTGATGTTCCTCGTCAGCTTCGGGATGGGCAAGGGTATCGGTGCGGACTACTCGACCACGACGGCCATCGGCTTCACCGCCGCCTCGAACAACTTCGAACTCGCAATCGCGGTCGCCGTCGCGGTGTTCGGCGTCGGCTCCGGCGTCGCGTTCACGACCGTCGTCGGCCCACTCATCGAGGTCCCTGTCCTGTTGGCGCTGGTCAACGTGGCCCTGTACTTCCAGCGCAGGTTCGACTGGCGTGGTGCCACGACCGGACAGCTCAGCACGTCCCCCTCCAGCCCACCCGCTGAAGACGACTGA
- a CDS encoding DUF7344 domain-containing protein, whose product MSNSEQRISTETALELLTKKQRREILRRVADTPDGTTLDELTQHLRGTDQLQADGNGTVQHRGIELHHVHLPKLQEANVIEYDADQGTVHRGREFQDVLALLAAVDGHPEN is encoded by the coding sequence ATGAGCAACTCAGAACAGCGGATATCGACCGAGACTGCACTGGAGCTGCTGACCAAGAAGCAGCGACGGGAGATCCTCCGCCGGGTGGCTGACACACCCGACGGGACGACTCTCGACGAACTCACGCAGCATCTACGAGGGACGGATCAACTGCAAGCAGACGGCAACGGTACCGTGCAACATCGAGGTATCGAACTCCACCACGTTCACCTGCCGAAGCTACAGGAGGCGAACGTGATCGAGTACGACGCCGACCAGGGCACCGTGCATCGAGGCCGGGAGTTCCAAGACGTTCTCGCACTGCTTGCGGCCGTCGACGGTCACCCAGAGAATTAA
- a CDS encoding HalOD1 output domain-containing protein, translating into MCDETNRIGDSETTDRTESTAAGHTTVRRNWQQSDQPSVMVVEAVAAATNRPMTELPPLQGTLDADALDTLLDGQPSPVTVSFRYADTTVSVNGNGSMEIHVDGDPGAEGNR; encoded by the coding sequence ATGTGTGACGAAACGAACAGGATTGGTGACTCGGAGACGACAGATCGGACCGAAAGTACGGCTGCGGGCCACACGACGGTTCGTCGCAACTGGCAGCAGTCGGACCAGCCCAGTGTGATGGTCGTGGAGGCAGTTGCTGCAGCCACTAACCGACCGATGACCGAACTCCCACCGCTACAGGGAACTCTCGATGCGGATGCACTCGATACACTACTCGACGGACAGCCGTCACCAGTAACAGTCTCATTCCGATACGCGGACACCACCGTCTCGGTGAACGGGAACGGGAGTATGGAGATCCACGTCGATGGAGACCCCGGAGCGGAAGGCAACAGATAG
- a CDS encoding TrmB family transcriptional regulator: MDDISNQERAIELLQQLGLKEYEAKSFVALARRQRGTAKDISETSEVPRTRVYDAIRVLETKGLVETQHSNPQLFRAVSIDEAVNTLQSEYVERTESLRSTLSGLEPVDDGEQTESTHEVWSISGDQGITSRTRQLIEGATEEVILVIGHEGVFTDQLVEQLQSAQERDVTVVIGTVDEELRTAVQDALPNTEVFVSGLDWLSRSTLPGDDTEISRLLLADREAILVSSFTETMADGREHEQGVFGQGFDNGLVAITRRLMATGLLSVNDPETEKT; encoded by the coding sequence ATGGACGACATTTCAAACCAAGAACGAGCGATCGAACTGCTCCAGCAACTCGGGCTCAAAGAGTACGAGGCGAAGTCGTTCGTGGCACTCGCCCGCCGGCAGCGTGGGACAGCCAAGGACATCAGCGAGACCTCCGAGGTGCCCCGAACGCGCGTCTACGACGCGATACGGGTATTAGAAACGAAAGGGCTGGTGGAGACCCAGCATTCAAATCCACAGCTGTTTCGGGCGGTCTCCATCGACGAGGCCGTCAACACCCTCCAGTCGGAGTACGTCGAACGGACCGAGTCCCTCCGGAGCACCCTGAGCGGGCTCGAGCCAGTCGATGATGGAGAACAGACGGAGTCCACCCACGAGGTGTGGTCAATCTCTGGGGACCAAGGCATTACGAGCAGGACACGACAGCTAATCGAGGGGGCGACAGAGGAGGTGATCCTCGTGATCGGCCACGAGGGTGTCTTCACCGACCAGTTGGTCGAACAGCTGCAGTCGGCCCAGGAACGGGATGTGACCGTCGTCATCGGGACTGTCGACGAGGAGCTTCGGACCGCAGTCCAGGATGCCCTCCCGAACACCGAGGTGTTCGTGTCGGGACTGGACTGGTTGAGCCGGTCAACGCTTCCAGGTGACGATACCGAGATCAGTCGGCTGTTGCTGGCCGACCGTGAGGCGATTCTGGTGAGTTCGTTCACCGAAACGATGGCGGACGGCCGTGAGCACGAACAGGGTGTCTTCGGCCAGGGATTCGACAACGGACTGGTCGCGATCACTCGACGGCTGATGGCGACGGGGTTGCTGTCCGTGAACGACCCCGAAACTGAGAAGACTTGA
- a CDS encoding PAS domain S-box protein — MKDGANREDQVEYDTEWYRTIVEEVNDLATVADPDGTITYVSPAVTRILGYEPDELIGHQGYEFVHPDDRGRNAEAMEAVLSNDSEAETVEVRFRDAEGSWRWIEATIRNRLDDDVVDGVLLSSRDITERKSFEAETRKLAEEYEALLNNVEDAIFLINVEGEGESVRFEFERLSPSYERQTGITTEEVRGQTPRDVFGEADGAALAANYHRCVNAGEPISYQEELRVDDGARFWQTKLAPVVSDDEITRLVGVTRNVTGRVERERQLRQQNERLDEFASVISHDLRNPLNVAEARATLLAEQVESEHLDPLLESLDRIEAIVEDTLTLARQGNTIDEKRTVSLTDLVGKCWATVDTRDATIEIVDEMTFQGDPERLRHVFENLFRNAIEHGGPDVTVRVGRHAEQGIYVEDDGPGIPVDERDDVFAPGHSSASGGTGFGLTIVKRILEAHGWGVTVSDGIEGGARFEFETTE, encoded by the coding sequence ATGAAAGACGGTGCGAATCGCGAGGACCAAGTTGAGTACGACACCGAGTGGTATCGGACGATCGTGGAGGAGGTCAACGACCTCGCGACGGTCGCCGATCCCGACGGAACGATCACCTACGTCAGTCCTGCTGTCACGCGAATACTGGGCTACGAGCCCGACGAACTGATCGGCCACCAGGGGTACGAGTTCGTGCATCCCGACGACCGGGGCCGGAACGCCGAAGCGATGGAAGCCGTGCTTTCCAACGATTCGGAAGCTGAGACCGTCGAGGTCAGGTTCCGAGACGCTGAGGGATCGTGGCGGTGGATCGAGGCCACGATACGGAATCGCCTCGACGACGACGTCGTCGATGGCGTCCTGTTGAGTAGTCGGGACATAACGGAGCGGAAGTCGTTCGAGGCCGAAACTCGGAAACTGGCCGAAGAGTACGAAGCGCTCCTGAACAACGTGGAGGACGCCATTTTCCTCATCAATGTCGAAGGGGAGGGTGAGAGCGTCCGATTCGAGTTCGAGCGCCTCAGTCCTTCCTACGAGCGCCAGACTGGCATCACGACAGAGGAGGTCCGCGGGCAGACGCCACGAGACGTGTTCGGCGAGGCGGACGGCGCTGCGTTAGCGGCGAACTATCACCGCTGCGTGAACGCTGGCGAACCAATCTCGTACCAAGAGGAGCTTCGGGTCGACGACGGAGCACGCTTCTGGCAGACGAAGCTCGCTCCCGTGGTCTCCGACGACGAGATCACCCGTCTCGTTGGAGTCACGCGGAACGTGACCGGACGCGTCGAACGGGAGCGACAGCTACGACAGCAGAACGAGCGACTCGACGAGTTTGCAAGCGTCATATCGCACGACTTGCGGAACCCGCTCAACGTCGCGGAGGCTCGTGCAACGCTCCTCGCCGAGCAAGTAGAGAGCGAGCATCTGGACCCCCTATTGGAATCGCTCGACCGGATAGAAGCAATCGTCGAGGATACACTGACGCTCGCTCGCCAGGGCAACACGATAGACGAGAAGCGGACGGTCAGTTTGACCGACCTCGTCGGGAAGTGCTGGGCGACGGTAGACACACGCGACGCGACCATCGAGATCGTCGATGAGATGACGTTCCAGGGCGACCCGGAACGGTTGCGGCACGTCTTCGAGAACCTATTCCGGAACGCAATCGAACACGGTGGCCCAGACGTGACCGTCCGTGTCGGACGCCACGCTGAACAGGGAATCTATGTCGAAGACGACGGCCCCGGCATTCCAGTGGACGAGCGCGACGACGTGTTCGCACCAGGGCATTCGTCAGCCAGTGGTGGCACCGGCTTCGGACTGACCATCGTCAAACGAATCCTGGAAGCCCATGGGTGGGGAGTGACTGTGTCCGACGGAATTGAAGGTGGGGCGCGGTTCGAGTTCGAAACGACGGAATAG